DNA from Desulfarculus baarsii DSM 2075:
ACTTTCTCGTCGGCCATGGCGTGGAGGCCTTTTGCCAATGTCCGGCCTTCGGCCCCAACGCCGCGCTCAACACCGAGCGCTTCCACGCCGCCGACACCCCGCCGGCCAGGGTGCTGGAAAGCGCCCGCACGTTGCCTTTCCTGGGTCGTCGACGGCTGGTGCTGGTGCTGGACGCCGATCAATACAAGGCCGCGCAGCTAGGCGAGTTCGTCGGCTACCTGGAAGACCCGCCGCCCAGCGCCTGCCTGGTTTTCGCCGGGGCCAAGCTGGACGCCCGCACCAAATTCGCCAAGCTCTTGCAGCAACGCGGCCGGGTGCATGTCTTCGCCAAGCTCTATCCCAACCAACTGCCGCCCTGGTTGCAGGGCCGGGCCAAAGTCCGCGGCAAGCGCCTGAGCGCATCGGCGGCGGCCTTTCTGGCCGAACTGGCCGGGCTGGGCCTGGGCGCGCTGGATTCCGAGGTCGAAAAGCTTTCGCTCTATGTGGGCAAGCGGCCCGAGATCGGTCTGGACGACGCCCGCGCCGTGCTGGGCGGCGGTCGCCTGAGCACCATCTTCGACCTGACCGACGCCATCGCCGCGGCCGACCTGCATCGGGCGCTGACGGCCTTCAACCAGTTGCACGCCCTGGGCGAAGCGCCGGTGCGGGTGCTGGCCATGGTGCAGCGGATGTTTCGACAGGTGTTGGAGGCGTCGCGCCTGTTGGAGCGCGGCGGCGACGAGCGCCAAGTGGCGCGGCAGATGCGTATCCCGCCCCAGGCCGCCCAGACGCTGCTGGGCCGGGCCAGGCGTGAAAGCAAAACCGGGCTCAGCGCTAGGCTGGCCCGGCTGTTGCAAGCCGATATGGCCTTGAAGTCCTCGCCCGCCACCGATCGGGCCATCGTCGAGCGCCTGATCATGGACCTATGCCGCATGCCAAGCGCCGACGCGCGGCGCGGAAAGAACGCTTAGGCGTTGAGGGCGTTGACCTTCATGGCCAGGCGCGAGATCTTGCGCGAGGCGTTGTTGCGATGGATCACGCCCTTGCTGGCGGCCTTGTCGATCACCGGGATGGCCGCTTGCAGGGCCTGCTGGGCCACGGCCGCATCGCCGGCCTCGACGGCCTGGCGCACGGTGCGGATGGTGCGACGCAGGTTGGTGCGCACGGACTTGTTGCGGATACGGCGTTTTTCGCTCTGCCTGGCCCTTTTGAGGGCGGATTGGTGATTGGCCACTTGGGGGCTCCTCCAAAACGATAGTATTATGCGCCAGAGGCGTCGTCAACGCGGTGCGGGCTCGCATCAAGACCCAACATTTAACGGCTCAAGCCGCGCCTGTCAAGGGGTTTATCCGTGTCGACATCTGGTGAAAAACAAAAGGTGGCCCGGGCGGCGGGGGTGGTGGGCATGGCCACCCTGGCCAGCCGCTTGTGCGGCTTCGCGCGTGATCTGGCCACGGCCTATTTTTTTGGCGCATCGGCGGCGGCCGACGCCTTTTTCGTGGCCTTTCGCATCCCCAACCTGCTGCGGCGGCTGTTCGCCGAGGGCAGTTTGACCATCGCCTTCATCCCGGTGTTCACCGAGGTGCTGCGCAAAAAAGGCCGCGAGGAGGCCGACCTGCTGGCCCGCTCGGCCTACACGCTGCTGGCCCTGGCGCTGGTGGTGGTCTGCCTGGTCGGGGTGATCTTTGCCGAGCCCATCGTGCGGCTGATCGCCCCCGGTTTCACGCCAGGCCAGGAAACCCATACCCTGGCCGTGCTGCTGACGCGCTGGTGCCTGCCGTTCATCTTTTTCATCAGCCTGGTGGCCTTGGCCAGCGGCGTGCTCAACTCGCTGGGTCATTTTTTCGCGCCGGCCTTCGCGCCAGCCCTGTTCAATCTGTGCGTGATCGGCTGCGCGTTGTTTTTGTCCGATCGCCTGGACCCGCCGGTGCTGAGCCTGGCCATCGGCGTGCTTTTGGGCGGTCTGGGCCAATTGCTGCTGCAATTGCCCTATCTGCGGGCCAGGGGCGTGAGCCTGCGGCCGTTGTGGCGGCCGCGTGATCCGGCCCTGCGACGGGTGCTGCGCCTGATGGGCCCGGCGGCCTTTGGCGCGGCGGTCTATCAGATCACCGTCTTCATCAACACCCAACTGGCCTCGCTGTTGGCCAGCGGCAGCGTCAGCTATCTGTACTACGCCGACCGGCTGATCCAATTCCCCCTGGGCATCTTCGCCATCGCCATCTCCACGGCCATTTTGCCCAGCCTGTCGCGCCAGGCCGCCGACGCCGATCGCCAGGGCCTGGTGGAGACCATGGGCTACGGCCTGCGGCTGACGCTTTTCATCACCGTGCCGTCGATGGTGGGGCTGGTGGTTTTGGCCCGGCCGCTGGTCGAGCTTTTGTTCATGCGCGGCGAGTTCGGCGTCGAAAGCGCCGCGGCCACGGCCAACGCCCTGGTGGGCTATGGCCTGGGCTTGTGGGCCTTTGCCGGGCTGCGGGCGGTGGTCCAGACCTTTTACGCCCTCAAGGACACCAAGACGCCGGTCAAGGTGGCGGCCGGCTGTCTGGTGGTCAACGTGGCGGCCAGCCTGCTTTTGATGTGGCCGTTGGGCCACGCCGGCCTGGCCCTGGCCACGTCGATCTCGGGGGCGGTGAATTTGCTGGCCCTGCTGTGGCTGCTGCGCCGGCGCACCGGCCCCCTGGGCGGCCGGCGGCTGCGGCGCTCGTGCCTGAAAATCGCGGCGGCCGCCACGATCATGGGGCTGTTGATCGGGCTTACGGCCTACGCGCCGATCTGGGGCGAGGCGGGCGTGGCGCGCCAGACCGTCCGGCCGTTGGCGGCGCTGGTGGTGGGCATGGTCTCCTACCTGCTGGCGGCCCGTTTGCTGGGCATGGAGGAGCTGGCCGAGTTGTGGGCCGTGCTGGGCCGGCGGCGGCGTTAGGCCTCCAACTGCCCCAAAATGCGGCCCGCGCCGTCGACCAGATAGACGTCGAAGCCGCCTTCCTGGGCCTGCTGGCGCACCAAGTCCTTGTTCATGGCCTCGACTTGGCGCTCGACCATCTTGTCCGGCTCGGGCGGCAATTTGTAGAGCAGGGCTTGGGCCGCCTCGCGCTCGGTGGTGACGGGCACGAACTGATTGCCCTGGTCGTCGGCCAGGCCCAGCAGACTTTCTTCCCAGTCCTTGGCCACGTCCTCGAAGCGCTTGGTCACGGTGATCACCCAGACGTAGTCATCCTGGTTGACCGGCTGTTTTGGCA
Protein-coding regions in this window:
- the murJ gene encoding murein biosynthesis integral membrane protein MurJ, producing the protein MSTSGEKQKVARAAGVVGMATLASRLCGFARDLATAYFFGASAAADAFFVAFRIPNLLRRLFAEGSLTIAFIPVFTEVLRKKGREEADLLARSAYTLLALALVVVCLVGVIFAEPIVRLIAPGFTPGQETHTLAVLLTRWCLPFIFFISLVALASGVLNSLGHFFAPAFAPALFNLCVIGCALFLSDRLDPPVLSLAIGVLLGGLGQLLLQLPYLRARGVSLRPLWRPRDPALRRVLRLMGPAAFGAAVYQITVFINTQLASLLASGSVSYLYYADRLIQFPLGIFAIAISTAILPSLSRQAADADRQGLVETMGYGLRLTLFITVPSMVGLVVLARPLVELLFMRGEFGVESAAATANALVGYGLGLWAFAGLRAVVQTFYALKDTKTPVKVAAGCLVVNVAASLLLMWPLGHAGLALATSISGAVNLLALLWLLRRRTGPLGGRRLRRSCLKIAAAATIMGLLIGLTAYAPIWGEAGVARQTVRPLAALVVGMVSYLLAARLLGMEELAELWAVLGRRRR
- the holA gene encoding DNA polymerase III subunit delta gives rise to the protein MSADGAGQGPAGLPWPELAGGEPGPLYGVFGEEDFLVGHGVEAFCQCPAFGPNAALNTERFHAADTPPARVLESARTLPFLGRRRLVLVLDADQYKAAQLGEFVGYLEDPPPSACLVFAGAKLDARTKFAKLLQQRGRVHVFAKLYPNQLPPWLQGRAKVRGKRLSASAAAFLAELAGLGLGALDSEVEKLSLYVGKRPEIGLDDARAVLGGGRLSTIFDLTDAIAAADLHRALTAFNQLHALGEAPVRVLAMVQRMFRQVLEASRLLERGGDERQVARQMRIPPQAAQTLLGRARRESKTGLSARLARLLQADMALKSSPATDRAIVERLIMDLCRMPSADARRGKNA
- the rpsT gene encoding 30S ribosomal protein S20 is translated as MANHQSALKRARQSEKRRIRNKSVRTNLRRTIRTVRQAVEAGDAAVAQQALQAAIPVIDKAASKGVIHRNNASRKISRLAMKVNALNA